In Microthrixaceae bacterium, the sequence GTGATCGGCGATGACGCGACGGCGGCGGACCTGCTCGCTCAGAACCGCGTGCAGATCATCGCGACGCAGTCGTCGATCTCGAGCTTCCTGGCGAGCGACCCGACCCTGGTCGCCGTCCCAGCAGCAGGATGGGGGACCAATGCGGTGACCTTCATGCAGCGTGAGCAGTCGGCCACCGCGGACCCGCAGCTGCGGCGAGGGATGGCCATGTTGCTCGACAGCGTCGAGGGGTCGGCCGCCGAGACGGGAGGCACCGGCATCAGCCGCCGGACGATGTTCACCCCCAACCTTGCGTGCTACAGCGAGGACCTGGCCAAGGCCGCACCGGCCTATGACCCGGCTGCGGCGGCCGCGCTGCTCGATTCGGCGGGCTACGTCGTCGGCGCCGACGGGTTTCGGACGCGCCCGGACGGGACCCCGCTCGTCATCCGAGTCGTCGGAAACAACTTCCAGGGGATGGCCCCGCAGTACATCGCCGACGCGCTCGAAGCGGGCGGCTTCCATGTCGATCTGTTCGTGGGCACCTACGACGAATCGATCGCCAAGCTGCTGAGCGACAACTTCGACGTCGGCATGTACCCGTACGTCTCCTCGGACCCCTCCCTGAGTTCGTGGCCGAACCAGATCGGCACCTCCGCCGTCGCGAATTTCTCGCGGATCAGCAACCTGGAATTCGACGCGTATGCGGCGGCGGCGCTGGCTGCAGACGTTGACTCAGAGCAGCGATGCTCCTCGTGGCACGAAGCCGAGCGCGCTGCGCTGTCGGCGGCCGATATCGTGCCGTTCTCGCAGCCGGTGAAGCACTGGTTCGGCAACGGCGTGACCTTCGACGCCACCTACTTCACCGTCGATCCCTTCTCGATCCGAACGGCGTAGATCACGGCGGTCGGCCGCCCGTCACAGGCCATGGCACCCGCGGCGGGCGTCGGGTTTGGGAGGATGTTCGGGTGACGTCGGTGAACCCCAAGAGTCGAACGTGGGTGAAGGGGTCGCCTCGGCGCCCGAACAAGACCCAGATCGTTGCACTGACGGTGGTGTCGCTGTTGTGTCTGGGGCCGGTGGTCGCCCTCATCGTCGCGATGAATCGGCCGTCGAACCCGCTGCATCTGTTGTCCGAGGAGACCGAGATTCCGAACGACGGAGCGCGGGTGCGGGTCACGGTGGTGTCGATCGCCCCGACGTCGGGCATCGCTCGGGTGCAGATGTCGATCCTGCCGTCGATCGGACTTCTCGACGGCAGCGGTCTCAAAGACCCGTTGTTGCTGAGGGTCAACGACGCCCGAGGCGACAACACGGTCACCTTCGCCGAGGGTGAAGCGGTGCGCGCGGTCGACGTGTCGGTCGACTTGAGCGGCAATTCGGTGGAGCGGTACCCCTTCGACGAGTACGAGTTCGGGTTGTTCTTCCGTCTGGAGTTGGTGGTGAGCAACACCGAGCAGTCCGCGGATGGCAGTGTGATCGTGACCGGCACCACCAAGACCGAATCGGTTCCGATCACCGTCGAACTCGCGGCCGAGGTGAGCGACTTCAACGTCGACGTCAACGAACTCGACCAGGATCTCGCGGTGCCCAACGAGGCGGTGGGCGTTGCGTACCTCGTGCATCGGCCGTTGACGACGACGGTGTGGGCGATCGGGGTCATGGCCCTCATGTGGGGTTTGGCGATCGTCGGCGTGATGATCGTGTGGGCGATTCTCATCTGGCGAATCGACCTGCCGTTCTGGGCGATGGGCTACTTCGTCGGCGTGTTGTTCGCGTTGCCGCCGCTTCGCGATTCCCTACCGGGGTCGCCCCCGCCGGGGACCCTGCTGGACTTCGTCGCGTTCTATTGGGCGGTGGGGATCACCGGAATCACCCTCATCACCACCGTCGGAGTCTGGCTGCAACGGGCCAAGCCGGAGGTGGTGGCCCCGCCGGCCGTCAAGAAGCTCGATGCCAAATCGAACAAGGGCAGCGCCGGCGACGGCCGCGAGGATCTCACGACCAAGGAACACGCGGCGATCACCGACGCCCGGCCGCCCGAGCCTCGGCCCGATGGCGGAGGGGTGTAGCTCAGGTCGTGGGACCCGGCGCAGGCACGGCGCGTCGCGCGTGTTGCCCGTAGGCCCAGCCCGGTCCGCGGTACGCATAACTCAGGCGCTCGCTCCATCTACGGGATTGAGCGATGTCTCTCATGATGTCGGCGTATTCGCGAAACGCGATCGCCGGCAGTGAGAAGGTATTGAGGTTCTTCGTGAGGCCGTAGGTCGGGCGCTCCTCCTCCTTGCGGAAGGTGCCGAACAAGCGATCCCAGACGATGAAGATCCCGCCGTGGTTCCGGTCGATGTAGTTCGGGTTCACGCCATGGTGGACCCGGTGATACGAGGGCGTGTTCATCGGCCCTTCGAACGGACCCATAGTGTCGATCGCCTCGGTGTGAACCCAGTACTGGTAGACGAGGTTGATCGATCGGGACAGTTCGATCAGCCGTGGTCGCACCCCGAGGTAGGCGAGCAGTCCGTTCGGCACGAAGATGCCGACGATGTCGAGCACGGGCTGGCGCAGCGCAACCGACAGGTTGTAGCGCTCGGAGCTGTGATGCACGACGTGGATCGCCCAGAGGAAGCGGGTTTCGTGCTGGAGTCGATGGTTCCAGTAGTAGATGAAATCCCACCCCACGATGGCGAGGGTCCAGGCGGCGATCCCCGTGCCGAGGTCGCCGCGACGCCTGGCCCACAGCCGCTGTGGTGAGGTCCGTTCGGTCCAAGTTGCGGACGCGACGACCGTCGCGATCCCGATCGCCGCGGCGGCCGCGGTTCCACCGACCCGTTCGACAGTGTCGCGTTCGGTGGCGTCGCGTTCGGTGGGTGTGGTCGGTCGGTCGCTGTCGGGGGCAGCGGCGACTCGTCGGGAGCGGCGGCGACGGGTCGATACTGCGTCTGCGACGGTGGCAATCGCCGCCCCGGCCGCGGCCAGGGTCAGCAGCGGTTTGGCGGCCTTGCCTCGGCCGACCTCGAGGTGCGGTCGAACCTGGGAGTAGGCGAGGGGCACCACGACCGAGCCGACGGCGAGCGCGAGGTTCGCCCGGGTGTCGCGACGCTCGAATCTGGCGGCGTCGAGGGTGTGGTCGTCGGGGCGGCGTTGGAGCCAACGGTTCTCGAGCCACATCGTGGCGAAGAACCACGGCGTGGCGGCGACGGTCGGATCGATACTCATCGGACACCCTCCGGCACTGCCTGTTTTCCGGCACTGCCTGTTCTCCGATAACCAGTGGTCGTGATCACGACCACTGGTTATCGGAGAACAGGCCTCGGTAGCATCAGGCTATGGCAGCCCTCGTCGTTGCGGCGCTCGCGATCGTCGGTTGTTTCGCGGCGGGTGCGTTTGCGTGGACGCTCGGCGAGTACCTCCTGCATTCGAGCTTTCACTGGGCCAAGGGCAAGGGGCTGGCGTCGCGGGAGCACCTGGGCCACCACGTGCGGGCGAGTTGGAGGTTCGACCCGGTGCTGCTGCTCGCCTGGCTGGGGGTCGTGCTCGTCGGAGCCGGGCTCGCTTGGCTCGGGTCTCGGTGGGTGCCATCCGTCGTGGCGTTCTCCTTCTCTGCGGGGTGGACGGTTGGGTACTTCTTCTACGAGTGGCATCACCGTGCCGCTCACCTGCGCGGGCCGCGGAACCGCTGGGAACGGTGGCTGCGGATCAACCACTTTCAACATCATTTCGGGCATCCGACGAAGAACCAGCAGGTGACGATCCCATTGTGGGACCACGTCTTCGGCACGGCCTACACCGCAGACGTCGTCAGGGTTCCCCGGCGCTTGGCGATGCCGTGGCTCCTGGACGAGGACGGGAACCTGCGTCCCGAGTTTGTGGGGGACTACGTGATCGTTGGCGATGACCGTTCGACGACCGAGCGCGGCATTGCGCTCGACACGGCGAGGGCCTTTGCGAACCTCGCTCCGACGTCGAACGACCCCGCCTCGGAGGTCGGCGCAAGGGTACGCTGAGGCGGTCTCATCCCGTCGCTACGCCCGGCGCGAATCCGTATGGGACCACAACAACGGGGGGTGTAGGTGGGAACGTTCATCGCTACGTGGAATCCTAAGAAGTCGGAGCTGTCGCCGCAGGACTTGGCGGCCGCGATCACGGACACATCCGCCGGCAAGGTGTGGCGCGGCGCGTGGTCGATGGGAGCGCGCACACAGGGGATCGTGCCGGGTGACCGGGTCTTCCTGCTTCGCCAGAACGTCGATCGTGGTCTGATCGCGAGCGGCGTCGCGGCCTCGGATATCTATCTCGCCGAGAAGTGGGACGGCTCGGGTGCCGACGCTCCCTACGTCGATGTGGAATGGGATCGGGTGCTCGACCCGGCGGACCGGTTGCCGACCGAGTTGCTTCAGGGTCTGGTTCCCGGTGTCCCGTGGAGATTTCTCCGAGCGTCGGGTGGCGAAGAAGAAGGACTCGGTGCGCAAGAAGACCGGGAAACTGGCATGTGAGGCATGTGGATTCGACTTCGCGGCGATCTACGGGCAACTGGGGGGAGAACTTCATCGAGTGTCACCACACTCGCCCGCTGGCCCAGTTCGGCGCCGGCACGACGAAAGCGTCCGATCTGGCGCTCCTGTGTTCGAACTGCCACCGGATGGTTCACCGAAATCGGCAAGGTGCGTTGTCGGTCGAAGAGTTGAAGGCCATCTTGGCGGCGCCTTGAGCCTGGCGACCGGCCTGCCGAGGTGAACTTGAGGATCAGCGTCGACACGCTTCTCCGAAAACGCCAAAACCCGCCATTTCTGGCGGGTTTGCGCTGTACGCCCCCTGGGACTTGAACCCAGAACCTGCGGATTAAGAGTCCGTTGCTCTGCCAATTGAGCTAGAGGCGCATCTGCCATCGGGGGCGGCTTCGTGGAGGCCGACCCGTCAAGGGCGTTGGTCATGTTACTGCCTCAGCCGTTGGGGTCGCCAAATGCAAATGGGGCCCAAGTCGGGCGTCCGTTCAACCGGGTCGTCCGTTCAACCGGGTCGTTGTGTCGAGGCGTTCGCGGTGCGGTGGATGGCCTGGCCACGGAAACGCAGCGGTTGTTCGTCGTACTCCTCCTGTGCGTGGGCAATCCAACCGGCCGTTCGGGCAATGGCGAACACCGCCGTCGACGCACCGACGGGCATTCGACCGACGTAGGCGAGGGCGGCGAGCGCCAGATCGATGTTGGCGCTCCCACCCGCCTCGGTGGCGACGGCCTCGATGAGTTGACGATCGCCCGCCGTTGCGATGGCCGAGACCGCGTCGAGCAACATTGCGGTACGGGGATCGTTGCGGTGGACGACGTGGCCGACACCGAGCGACGGTGAAGGTTCGTCGGCGCGAGACCTCCCCGACTCGACAAACTCTCGATGCACCGCGGCGCTGGCGCGCCCATGGAGCGCCCCGTCGAGCGCGGCCAGGCCGGCGATGAGACAGGTGTCGGGTCGTGCTCGCGCCGAGGCGGCGACTCGAACCGCCAGCGCTGACAGGGCGAGGCCGTGTTCCGCGAGCAGGACGAGAGCGGTGTTCATCGCCCGGACCCGGGCAGGGGTCGCCTTGAGCGGCGACCACAGATGCCACAGTCGTGTAGCGACGCCGAATCGTGTCGAGACTCTCCCGGAACCGGCGCTTCCGGAACCGGCGTTTCCGGAACCGGCGCTTCCGGAACCGGAGTCGCTGGTGACGCCCTCGACCGTGAGCATCGCTTCGATCGCTCGCCGTCCCGCATCGGTCCAGTCGACGCACTCATCACGGTCACCAAAGTTCGATAGCGGCGCACGGTCGGAATCGAGTTGTCGTCGGGTAATGACCTCGATGAGCCGGGGGATGGTCGTCGACTCATCGATGTGGGGCGCGGGCGAGCGCCGGCGCCCGCGGCTGGCACACTCGGTCGTCCATCCTTTGCCGACCTGTGTGGCCGGCGTCTGCCACAGCAGCTCCGCGACCGTCTCGAACGGGAGGTGATCGTCGATGAGTTCCGACAGGTCCATCCCTCGGTACCGCACGACGCCGTTGGTCACGGTGCTGATTTCGGTGGCGACCAGGAGGTCGATGCTGGCGGGTGCCCGACGTTTGGTCCGCGGGCGTGACCGGCTTGCCAGCGCATCGATCTCGTCGGCGTCGTACAGGCTCGTCTTGCCGTCGGGGCCAGGAACCCGACGCAGAGCGCCACGGCTGACGTAGGCGTAGAGGGTGTTGACGTTGACACGAAGTCGTAGCGCGGCTTCGCGGGCCGGGACCAGCTCTCCCATCTGGACATTCTCATCAACAACATTGACGTAAATCAATCTTGATGAGGGGATGTGCCGGGCGGAGGATCGTGCCATGAACGATCTGCACGGAACCATGAACTCCAACGAGGCTTTGGCGGCCTTCGGTGATGTCGTCGACCGCGTGAGCAAGGGGCACGAGACCGGCTCCGGCGACCCCGGCATCCAAACCTCGGCGCTTTCGGTGAGCGGGTCCCGCGTGGTGTGGCCGTCGTCGTTCGACATCACTGGGCTCGCCTTGGGCGCCGTGGCGAACGCGACGCTGGCGGCGGCACGGCTTTGGGAACTTCGAAACGACCTGGGCACGACACCGCGGGTGTTCGTCGACAGTCGGGCTGCGTGTGCGGCCTTCGCACTCGAGTCGCGTTTCGAGCCCATCGGCTGGGAGCGGCCGCCGATCTGGGATCCGATCGCCGGCAACTATCAGACCGCGAACGGATGGATCCGGCTGCACACGAACTACGCGTCGCACCGATCGGCGGTTGAGGAGGTTCTCGGGGCACACGATCGCGCCGGGGTTCAGGCCGCGGTCGCCACGATGGACTCGAACGAACTCGAAGATGCCGTGGTCGACAACGGGGGAGCGGCTGCGGCGATGCGAACCCGCGAACAGTGGCTGGGCTCCGAAGCCGGTTCGGCCACCGCCGCGCCGACCGCACTGGCGACCACCTGGGCCCGGGCCGTTGCGGCCCCGAAATGGTCGGGCGGCGGTGCGCAGCCGTTCAGCGGAGTGCGGGTGGTCGACCTGACGAGGGTGATCGCCGGGCCGACGTGCACGAGGTTCCTCGCGGGATACGGCGCCGACGTGGTGCGGGTCGACCCCCGAGGATTCGAGGAGGTGACCTCGCTGCTGCCGGAAACGACGTTGGGCAAGCGGTGCGCGGCACTCGACCTTCGAAGCCCAGACGACCGGATCGCTTTCGAGGAACTGGTGGCGGGCGCGGACGTGTTGGTGTGCGGCCTTCGGGCCGCCGCGCTCGAGCGGCTGGGATACGGGCACGATCGACTCCGTACGCTCAACCCGGACCTGATCATCGCGCGGGAGAATGCCTACGGATGGGAGGGGCCGTGGGTCGACCGTCGAGGTTTCGACAGTCTGGTGCAGATGAGTTGCGGCATCGCCGATCGAGAGCGGGCATCGGATGGAGCGCCGGGTGCGCTGCCGGTGCAGGCGCTCGACCACGCGACGGGGTGGCTGCTGGGCGCGGCGGTCGCCCAAGCGCTCACCCAGCGGCTCGTCGACGGTCGGGTCGCCACGATTCACGCATCCCTCGTCGGCATGGCCAACCTGCTGTGGTCGCTACCTGTCCCCGACGTGGAGGCCGCCCCAACCTCGCTCGACGAAATTCCACCCGTCGAGCGGTCGACTCATTGGGGCCCCGCTCGCGTCGTCGGGCCAGCGGCAGGTGTCGATGGTGCGCCCCAGGTGTGGGCCTACGAGGCCGGCCCGCTCGGCCGTCATCAACCTCGCTGGTCGAACTGAAGGCTGCGAGCCTCCATGGTCTCGGCCTGTCCCCGAAGTTTGAAATCGGGGGCGGTTCCGTGGGGTGAGTGAGGGGATTCGAACCCCCGGCCTCCAGTGCCACAAACTGGCGCTCTAACCAACTGAGCTACACCCACCACGGGCGGTGGCGACTATAGCCGGACCGCCCGATCGGCACGAAACCGATTCGCGGCCGCGTTCACAGCCGTGTGAGCGCCCCTCCGGCCCGACGGACCGCACGAGACCGGGCGTCCATTCGTCCAGTACAGCGCCAGTATCGTCCTGTGGACCAAAGGAGGGTGCGATGAAGGAATTCGTGGATCGGGTCGCCGTTGTGACCGGCGGCGGGAGCGGGATCGGCCGAGCGACGTGTCTGGCGTTGGCCGAGCGCGGAACCCGCGTTGCGGTGGTCGACCGGAGCGAGGCCGCAGCCCATGAGACCGCCGACCTGGTCAAGACCATCGGGCCGGCCGCCTCGGTGCACACCGTCGACGTGAGCGATGTCGCTCAGCTCGAAGCGTTGCCGAACGAGGTCCTCGAAGCACACGGTGCGGTGAACATCCTCATCAACAACGCCGGGGTGACCTCCGCTGGTTCGTTCGAACGGGAGTCGGTCGAGGACCTGCAGTGGATCGTCAACATCAATATGTGGGGAGTGGTGCACGGGTGCCGCGTTTTCCTGCCGCACCTGCACGAGGCAGACGAGGCCCACATCGTGAACCTCTCGTCGATGGTCGGACTCGTCGGGCTGCCACACAACGTCGCGTACTCACTGACCAAGGGAGCGGTGCGCGGGTTCACCGAGGGGCTTCGAGCGGAGCTCATCCGTACCAGCATCGGTGTCACCACGGTGTTTCCGGGGTCGATCAACACCAACATCACCCAACACGCGCGGGGCGCGGAACGAGATCGGCTCGCTCGCATGGGCAAGAACCGGCTCGCACCCATCGTGATGCGTCCACCCGCAGCCGTGGCGAACGGCATCGTGAAAGGCATCGAGCGCAACAAGGCCCGTGTCGTCGTCGGTCCCGACGCTCACATGGTCAGCCTGATCACCCGCTTCGCGCCCGGCCGCTCGGGACTCATCGGACGGCTCACCAGCCGCGTCGCCGAGTAGCCAGCGCTGACCGGCCAGCGCCTGCCCGCGCCAGCCTGTTCTCCGATAACCAGTGGTCGTGATCACGACCACTGGTTATCGGAGAACAGGTAGTGTGCGGCGGGACGTGTTCGGCGTGAAGGGGACGGGGCAGCGATGGGTAAGGGCGAAATCGTCGAGTGTGAACGGGTGGATCTGGGGTTCCTCTCGGACGCCCCGATCAAGGTGACGGTGAATCAGGTCGTCGCCTGCACCGGACAACGACTCTGGGACATTCTCGCCGACGGCGAGTCGTGGACCCGCTGGGTCAAGCCGATCGTCGGGGTCGAATGGACCTCGCCGAAACCGCTCGGCATCGGCACCACCCGAACCGTGACCATGGTCGGCGGCCTCGTCGGCTACGAGGAGTACCTCGCGTGGGATGCGCCCCGTCATTTCGCCTTCCGGTTCAACCAGACCACCAAGGGCGGCCCGGAAGCCTTCGTCGAGGAGTACCGCATCTACGACCTCGGCAACGGAAGCTGCAAGGTGTCCTGGACGATGGCGATGCGGATCGGCGGCCCGTCGGCCCGGATGCCGGGGGTCGTCGCTGCGGGCATGAAAAAGGCGAACGCCAGCTTCCTCAAGAAGCTGGCGTCCTATGCCGCGTCGAACCCGGTGCTTGCCGACGACTGATCAACCCACGGGGGTGAACGTGGCGGGCAGCGAGTGAATGCCGGCCACGAAGGCGGAGGGTGAGCGGTCGATCGGGCCGTGCGGATCGCTCAACGTGATGTCCGGCAGTCGCCGGAACAGTTCCTCGAAGACCACCTTGATCTCCATGCGGGCGAGGTTGGATGCCATGCAGTAGTGGGTGCCGAACCCGAATGCGACGTGCGGATTCGGGTTCCGGTCGATCCGGAACTCCTCCGGATTGTCGAACACCCGGTCGTCGCGGTTGGCCGACTGATAGAGCATGAACACCACATCGCCTTCGACGAGGTCGACCCCGTGCAGTGTGATCGGCTTCGCCACGGTGCGGGTGAAGTTCATGACCGGGCTCGTGAAGCGGACGATCTCCTCGACCGCCGAGTCGATCAGATCGGGGTTCGCGATCAGCAGGTCCCGCTGATCCGGGTTCTGGCTGAAGGCGCGCATTCCGCCGGCGATGGCGTTGCGGGTGGTCTCGTTGCCGGCGACCATCAACAGCACACAGAACATCAGCAGCTCATCGCTGCTGAGATCCGAAACCGTTTCACCGCCCTCGTAATTCTGAAGGTGGCCCTCCTCGTATTTCAGCTCCCCGGCGTCGTAGGCAGCGGTGAGGATGGAGATGAGATCCTCGCCAGGGTCGGCTCGGCGGGCCTCGATCAGCCCGGCGATGTGGCTGGTGTATCCCTCGAATGCCTCGGCACCCGCCATGAGCGCTTCGACGTCGTCGGGGCCCGCCGCTTCGGCGCCGATCATCTGATCGGACCACTGGTACAGCGTGCGGCGCATGCTCGGATCGATGCCGAGCAACTCCGAGATCACCATCAGCGGTACGTGCATCGCCAGGTCGCCGACGAAATCGATCTCGCCGGAGCCTTCCACCTCGTCGATGACCTCGTTGGTGAGTTCCCGAACGTGTTCGGTCATCTTGCGCACCTGTCGCGGCGTGAATCCCCGCGACAGCAGGCGTCGTTGACGTGTGTGTTCGGGGTCGTCCATCGACACGATCGACAACGGCACGGCGTTGACCGGACGCACACCGAGCCCGGAGATGAAGTGCTCGGTGTTGCGCGACACCTCGATGACGTCGGCGTGGCGGCTGATGGCGTACATATTGGTATTCGCGTCGAACCAGACAGGATGTTCGTCGCGAAGCCACGCGTAATAGGCCCACGGGTCGTCGTAGAGCGCGGGATCGGTGAGGCTGATCGAGGCGAACTCGTCGTTGGGCATGGATTCCCCCTGCGAAGCGGTGATGCGCCGCCAACCGACGACGCTATTGAACGAGCGTTCAACGGCTCGCAGCATAGCTGGACACGCGCTCAAGCCGTCCATCACTTCCAAGCCGGCCACGACCAACCGCTCCACTGCGGTGAACAAGTGCTGCGGTGAACAAGTGAAGGTGGGGGGCCAAGGGCGGCGGGAGCCCCGGCCACGCCCACCTTCGCGGCTGAGTCTGCCGCACTTTCGCGCGATATGCCAACACCACGGCGTAATTGGTCGCCGTGGTCGAATCGCCGCGTTGCGCCCCCGGTAGGAATCGAACCTACGACCTAGAGATTAGAAGGCTCCCGCTCTATCCAACTGAGCTACGGAGGCAGGCGTGACAAGTGTACTCAGCGGTCACCCGGCGACGCCTCGTGGCCAGGCCCGGACCGGGCAGTAGTGTCGGGTGATGGCCACGAGTCCACTCGGAATGCCCCGTGGGGTGAACGAACCCACCGTCTATGACACCGTCGGAGGGGAAGCGTTTTTTCGCGAGCTCGTCGATCACTTCTACGACAACGTCGAGGCCGACGAGCCGCTGGTCGCGTTGTACCCAGAACGCGACGACCTCGGCCCTGCCCGAGAACGATTCCGCCTGTTCCTGAGCCAGTTCTTCGGCGGGCCGCGCACCTACACCGACACTCGCGGCCACCCGCGCCTGCGGATGCGCCACCTGCCCTTCACCGTCGATGAGGACGGTCGCGACCGTTGGCTTCGGGCGATGCGTTCGGCGATGGATGTCATGGACATCGACCCGGCCATCGATGCGACGATGTGGGAGTACTTCGTGCAGAGCGCCGAGTTCATGCGCAACGACCGCATCCCGGAACAGGACTGATCCCGCCCCACCGGCGGCGTCCACACAACAGCGAGGAGGCTCGGATGGGTCACGGTCACGACCATCACCACGCGACCGCGGCACGTGGCGGGCAGCGCCACCGCCGGCCGCTCGCGATCGCGTTAGCGCTGACCGTCGCGTTTCTTGTCGTGCAGGTTGTGGTCGGGTTCGCCACCGGATCGTTGGCGCTCATCTCCGACGCCGGTCACATGGCCACCGATTCGCTGGGGCTGGCGATGGCGCTCACCGCGATCGTGGTCGCGTCGCGGGGCAGCAGCCGCTCAACGCACACCTTCGGCACCTACCGTCTCGAGATCCTCGCGGCGCTGGCCAACGCCGTGCTGCTATTCGGCGTTGCAGGCTATGTGCTCTACGAGGCGGCGGTTCGGTTGGGCGACCCACCGGAGGTCGCCTCGATGCCGGTCCTGATCGTCGGGGTGATCGGCCTCGGCGTCAACGTCGCGGCGTTCGCGCTCCT encodes:
- a CDS encoding ABC transporter substrate-binding protein; amino-acid sequence: MMCTKRLVVVISALALSASACSSATADEGPDQRPAGASNTTSLEQAAGIGPAGSGPAPATVTLGLLLDVDSFDPLGSLGDSGALQAFRFVYDTMVRVDRDGKVVPGIAESWTTEGTSTTFQIRSGLTCSDGTALDAAAVGASIRTLGTEGGMGGAGVFGPGGLKEVRVDEGANTVTIETGALYNEMLPAMTSSSHIVCPAGLVDREALRRTPQGSGPYELISSQPGTYLLKRRDAYTNLPAGTAITDLPQTVTLSVIGDDATAADLLAQNRVQIIATQSSISSFLASDPTLVAVPAAGWGTNAVTFMQREQSATADPQLRRGMAMLLDSVEGSAAETGGTGISRRTMFTPNLACYSEDLAKAAPAYDPAAAAALLDSAGYVVGADGFRTRPDGTPLVIRVVGNNFQGMAPQYIADALEAGGFHVDLFVGTYDESIAKLLSDNFDVGMYPYVSSDPSLSSWPNQIGTSAVANFSRISNLEFDAYAAAALAADVDSEQRCSSWHEAERAALSAADIVPFSQPVKHWFGNGVTFDATYFTVDPFSIRTA
- a CDS encoding cytochrome P450, with product MPNDEFASISLTDPALYDDPWAYYAWLRDEHPVWFDANTNMYAISRHADVIEVSRNTEHFISGLGVRPVNAVPLSIVSMDDPEHTRQRRLLSRGFTPRQVRKMTEHVRELTNEVIDEVEGSGEIDFVGDLAMHVPLMVISELLGIDPSMRRTLYQWSDQMIGAEAAGPDDVEALMAGAEAFEGYTSHIAGLIEARRADPGEDLISILTAAYDAGELKYEEGHLQNYEGGETVSDLSSDELLMFCVLLMVAGNETTRNAIAGGMRAFSQNPDQRDLLIANPDLIDSAVEEIVRFTSPVMNFTRTVAKPITLHGVDLVEGDVVFMLYQSANRDDRVFDNPEEFRIDRNPNPHVAFGFGTHYCMASNLARMEIKVVFEELFRRLPDITLSDPHGPIDRSPSAFVAGIHSLPATFTPVG
- a CDS encoding sterol desaturase family protein → MAALVVAALAIVGCFAAGAFAWTLGEYLLHSSFHWAKGKGLASREHLGHHVRASWRFDPVLLLAWLGVVLVGAGLAWLGSRWVPSVVAFSFSAGWTVGYFFYEWHHRAAHLRGPRNRWERWLRINHFQHHFGHPTKNQQVTIPLWDHVFGTAYTADVVRVPRRLAMPWLLDEDGNLRPEFVGDYVIVGDDRSTTERGIALDTARAFANLAPTSNDPASEVGARVR
- a CDS encoding SDR family NAD(P)-dependent oxidoreductase; translation: MKEFVDRVAVVTGGGSGIGRATCLALAERGTRVAVVDRSEAAAHETADLVKTIGPAASVHTVDVSDVAQLEALPNEVLEAHGAVNILINNAGVTSAGSFERESVEDLQWIVNINMWGVVHGCRVFLPHLHEADEAHIVNLSSMVGLVGLPHNVAYSLTKGAVRGFTEGLRAELIRTSIGVTTVFPGSINTNITQHARGAERDRLARMGKNRLAPIVMRPPAAVANGIVKGIERNKARVVVGPDAHMVSLITRFAPGRSGLIGRLTSRVAE
- a CDS encoding DUF4436 domain-containing protein, translated to MTSVNPKSRTWVKGSPRRPNKTQIVALTVVSLLCLGPVVALIVAMNRPSNPLHLLSEETEIPNDGARVRVTVVSIAPTSGIARVQMSILPSIGLLDGSGLKDPLLLRVNDARGDNTVTFAEGEAVRAVDVSVDLSGNSVERYPFDEYEFGLFFRLELVVSNTEQSADGSVIVTGTTKTESVPITVELAAEVSDFNVDVNELDQDLAVPNEAVGVAYLVHRPLTTTVWAIGVMALMWGLAIVGVMIVWAILIWRIDLPFWAMGYFVGVLFALPPLRDSLPGSPPPGTLLDFVAFYWAVGITGITLITTVGVWLQRAKPEVVAPPAVKKLDAKSNKGSAGDGREDLTTKEHAAITDARPPEPRPDGGGV
- a CDS encoding sterol desaturase family protein, with product MSIDPTVAATPWFFATMWLENRWLQRRPDDHTLDAARFERRDTRANLALAVGSVVVPLAYSQVRPHLEVGRGKAAKPLLTLAAAGAAIATVADAVSTRRRRSRRVAAAPDSDRPTTPTERDATERDTVERVGGTAAAAAIGIATVVASATWTERTSPQRLWARRRGDLGTGIAAWTLAIVGWDFIYYWNHRLQHETRFLWAIHVVHHSSERYNLSVALRQPVLDIVGIFVPNGLLAYLGVRPRLIELSRSINLVYQYWVHTEAIDTMGPFEGPMNTPSYHRVHHGVNPNYIDRNHGGIFIVWDRLFGTFRKEEERPTYGLTKNLNTFSLPAIAFREYADIMRDIAQSRRWSERLSYAYRGPGWAYGQHARRAVPAPGPTT
- a CDS encoding CoA transferase; protein product: MNDLHGTMNSNEALAAFGDVVDRVSKGHETGSGDPGIQTSALSVSGSRVVWPSSFDITGLALGAVANATLAAARLWELRNDLGTTPRVFVDSRAACAAFALESRFEPIGWERPPIWDPIAGNYQTANGWIRLHTNYASHRSAVEEVLGAHDRAGVQAAVATMDSNELEDAVVDNGGAAAAMRTREQWLGSEAGSATAAPTALATTWARAVAAPKWSGGGAQPFSGVRVVDLTRVIAGPTCTRFLAGYGADVVRVDPRGFEEVTSLLPETTLGKRCAALDLRSPDDRIAFEELVAGADVLVCGLRAAALERLGYGHDRLRTLNPDLIIARENAYGWEGPWVDRRGFDSLVQMSCGIADRERASDGAPGALPVQALDHATGWLLGAAVAQALTQRLVDGRVATIHASLVGMANLLWSLPVPDVEAAPTSLDEIPPVERSTHWGPARVVGPAAGVDGAPQVWAYEAGPLGRHQPRWSN
- a CDS encoding globin, translating into MATSPLGMPRGVNEPTVYDTVGGEAFFRELVDHFYDNVEADEPLVALYPERDDLGPARERFRLFLSQFFGGPRTYTDTRGHPRLRMRHLPFTVDEDGRDRWLRAMRSAMDVMDIDPAIDATMWEYFVQSAEFMRNDRIPEQD
- a CDS encoding SRPBCC family protein, producing MGKGEIVECERVDLGFLSDAPIKVTVNQVVACTGQRLWDILADGESWTRWVKPIVGVEWTSPKPLGIGTTRTVTMVGGLVGYEEYLAWDAPRHFAFRFNQTTKGGPEAFVEEYRIYDLGNGSCKVSWTMAMRIGGPSARMPGVVAAGMKKANASFLKKLASYAASNPVLADD